A single window of Scyliorhinus torazame isolate Kashiwa2021f chromosome 29, sScyTor2.1, whole genome shotgun sequence DNA harbors:
- the c29h22orf23 gene encoding UPF0193 protein EVG1 isoform X2: MANDQEKGQTGIGFWNCARASYSKETQDLLKEGDSFPANCNPNSSKVSTPPPLPPTPSVRVYPSSKPHLRSAESCRAGDAYQRERFRPRATRNLEKEKQRLQNLMETGKDEPKCLHKPIPKKEEEEAPEIDRFDELCNEIEERRVFLEQMESLGRGKDFRAIIQTEISQKIREMEEIDKRRNNELEMAKRETESACS, encoded by the exons ATGGCCAACGATCAGGAAAAGGGACAAACTGGGATCGGATTTTGGAATTGTGCCAGAGCTTCATACAGCAAAGAGACCCAGGACCTTTTGAAAG AGGGAGATTCTTTTCCTGCGAACTGCAATCCTAACTCCAGCAAGGTTTCGACACCCCCGCCACTTCCACCAACCCCATCCGTCCGAGTCTATCCTTCCTCCAAACCACACCTGCGATCCGCAGAGAGCTGCCGTGCTGGAGACGCATACCAACGGGAAAGGTTCCGGCCCCGGGCAACAA GGAACTTGGAGAAGGAAAAGCAGCGGCTGCAGAATCTCATGGAGACTGGGAAAGACGAACCCAAGTGCCTTCACAAACCAATACCCaaaaaggaggaggaagaggctcCGGAAATCGACCGGTTTGATGAAT TGTGTAATGAGATTGAAGAGAGGCGAGTGTTCCTGGAGCAAATGGAATCTCTTGGCCGGGGAAAGGATTTCCGAGCAATCATTCAAACCGAAATCTCCCAG AAAATCCGTGAGATGGAGGAGATTGACAAGAGGAGGAATAATGAACTGGAGATGGCCAAGAGAGAGACAGAATCTGCTTGTTCCTAG
- the c29h22orf23 gene encoding UPF0193 protein EVG1 isoform X1, producing the protein MANDQEKGQTGIGFWNCARASYSKETQDLLKVMMQESKLNQFQQRQLSRKLQEGDSFPANCNPNSSKVSTPPPLPPTPSVRVYPSSKPHLRSAESCRAGDAYQRERFRPRATRNLEKEKQRLQNLMETGKDEPKCLHKPIPKKEEEEAPEIDRFDELCNEIEERRVFLEQMESLGRGKDFRAIIQTEISQKIREMEEIDKRRNNELEMAKRETESACS; encoded by the exons ATGGCCAACGATCAGGAAAAGGGACAAACTGGGATCGGATTTTGGAATTGTGCCAGAGCTTCATACAGCAAAGAGACCCAGGACCTTTTGAAAG TGATGATGCAGGAATCCAAATTAAATCAATTCCAGCAGCGACAGCTTTCCAGAAAACTTCAGG AGGGAGATTCTTTTCCTGCGAACTGCAATCCTAACTCCAGCAAGGTTTCGACACCCCCGCCACTTCCACCAACCCCATCCGTCCGAGTCTATCCTTCCTCCAAACCACACCTGCGATCCGCAGAGAGCTGCCGTGCTGGAGACGCATACCAACGGGAAAGGTTCCGGCCCCGGGCAACAA GGAACTTGGAGAAGGAAAAGCAGCGGCTGCAGAATCTCATGGAGACTGGGAAAGACGAACCCAAGTGCCTTCACAAACCAATACCCaaaaaggaggaggaagaggctcCGGAAATCGACCGGTTTGATGAAT TGTGTAATGAGATTGAAGAGAGGCGAGTGTTCCTGGAGCAAATGGAATCTCTTGGCCGGGGAAAGGATTTCCGAGCAATCATTCAAACCGAAATCTCCCAG AAAATCCGTGAGATGGAGGAGATTGACAAGAGGAGGAATAATGAACTGGAGATGGCCAAGAGAGAGACAGAATCTGCTTGTTCCTAG